The Mycolicibacterium monacense genome contains the following window.
TGTCGATGCCCTTCATCGAGATGCCGCACCGCGCAGCGGCATTGCCCTCGATGACCAGCAGCCCACCGTGGCCGGTGGCGCCCGCCGACTGCGACGCGTTGCCCTTCACCCACACGGTGCCGCTCATCATGTTCTCGGCGACACCCGTGCCGGCGTTGCCGTCGATGACGACCTCGGCCTGCTGGTTCATCCCCGCCGCGTAGTACCCGACGTGGCCCTCGACCGTGACGCGTACGGGGGCGTTGAGCCCCACCGCGACGTTGTGCGCGCCATCGGGATGTTCGATGACGAAGTCCCCGGCAAGGTCACCAGCGTGCAGCGCGGCGTTGACGTCGCGCAGGGGGGTGGTGCGGAGGTCGAAGGCCAGCGCCGACGAGCGCTCGCGCGAGGAGAAGCTCAGCGCTGCCATGCGTACACCACCTCGGGCTCGGGCTCCCAGATCGCGGCGTTCTCGACGCCGGGCAGTCCGGACAGCGCACGGTATTCACTGGCCATCGCGACCCAATCGGAGGTTTCGGCGATAACGGCGGGTTTGCAGGCGATCGCGTCGCGCACGACCGCGAACGAGTCGCGGTTGGACACCAGCAGTGTGTAGAAGCCGTCGAAGGTGGCGCACAGTTCCTTGAGTGCGGTTCCGACGTCGCGACCGGCGGCCAGTTCGTTTGCGACGAAGCGCGCCCCCACCTCGGTGTCGTTCTCGCTGTCGAATTGCACACCGGCGGCGCGCAATTCGCGTCGGATGGTCGCATGGTTGGCGAACGATCCGTTGTGAACAAGGCACTGGTCGGACCCGACGGCATACGGATGCGCCCCCGACGGGGTGACCGCGGATTCGGTGGCCATCCGGGTGTGCCCGACGCCCTGCCAGCCCTGCGCCGTCGACAGGCCCCACGCCTCGGTCAGCGTGTACGGGTCCCCGACGCCCTTGAGCACCGCCAGGTCCTCACCGAAACCGGCGACCAACGCATCGGGGAACGTCGCACGCGCCGCGGCGAGCAGCGCATCGGACTCGGCCTGTGCGGTCACCAGATAGGTGGCATCGAGCACCGTCACCGACACCGGCACGCCCAGCGCCGAACCCACCGCGTCGGTCACCGATTCTGGTGACGCCCCGATCTCCAGCAGTGACACGCAGCTGTGCCCGGGCGGCGTCCACGTCGGATCTCCGTAGACCGCGACACCCGCCGAATCGCTTCCGCGGTCGGACATTTCGCACAGCATTCCGGTGAGCAGTTCGCCCAGCCGCGGTTGGAGTTCGGGGTTGCGCAGGTGCAACCCGACGATCCCACACATGTGTCGCTCTCTTTCGTTGTCAGGACTTCAGAACGCCGTCAGGTACTGCTCGACCTCCCACGGGCTGACCGTGCCGTGGTAGTCGAAGAATTCGTGCCGCTTGAGGCCGGCGAAATAGCGTGCGACGCCGTCACCGGCGGCGTCGAGGACACCGGAGACGACGGGATCGGCCTCGAGTTCCTCGACCGCGTGCAGCAGGGTGGGCGGCAGCGTCGACCGGGTCTCCGCCACCGCGCCGACCGCGCCCGGATCGGCCGACCGCTTGATCCCGTCCAGTCCGGCGCCGAGCGCCGCCGCGACCGCGAGGTACGGATTGGCCGAGCCGTCACCGCCGCGCAGTTCGATGCGCTGGGCGTCGGGTACGCGGATGTAGTGGGTGCGGTCGTTGCCGCCGAAGGTGGCGCTGCGCGGCGCCCAGGACGCACCGGAGGCGGTACTGACGGCCCCGGTTCGCTTGTAGGAGTTGACCGTCGGTGCGATCACCGACTGCAGCGCACAGGCGTGGTCGAGGATGCCCCCGATGAAGGAGTACGCGGTGTCCGACAGGCCCAGGCCCCGTTCGTCGGATTCGCAGGGGAAGACCGGGGTGCCGCCGCTGGTCAGCGACAGGTGCAGGTGCAGGCCGCTGCCGGTCCGGTCCCCGAACGGTTTCGGCATGAACGTGGCCACCATCCCGCGCTCGGCGGCGATCATCGACAGCAGGTAGCGCAGCGTGATCACGCGGTCGGCGGTGGTCAACGCATCGGCGAACTGGAAATTCTGCTCGAACTGGCCGTTGCCGTCCTCGTGGTCGTTGGCGTAGTTGGCCCAGCCGAGCTGGTTCATCGCCGAGGAGATCGTGGTGAGGTGGTCGTACATGCGGGTCACCCCGCGCGCGTCGTAACACGGCTGGGCGGCGGTGTCGGCGGCGTCGGCCGTGGCGAGGCTGCCGTCGGCGTTGCGGGTGAGCAGGAAGTACTCGACCTCCGCGCCGACCCAGGGTTCGAAGCCGGCGTCGGCGGCCTGCTGAATGAGGCTCCTGAGGATGATGCGCGGCGCGTATGGCCACGGCTTGCCCTCGACATGCGGATCGCAGTGCACGATCGCCAGGCCGTCCTTGACGAACGGGATCGGGGTGAACGACGCGGCGTCCGGAATCGCCATCAGGTCAGGGTCTTTGGGTTCCTGACCCATGGCCCCGACCGCGTATCCGGCGAAGCCGACGCCCTCGGTGGCGAGCTGTTCGACCGCTTCGACGGGAACGAGCTTGGCGCAGGGCTTTCCGCGCAGATCGACGAACAGCGCGAGGATGAACTTGGTGCCGGTCTTCTCGGCGAGGGCGGCGAGATCGGTGGACATGGCAGAACCTCTGTCTCTTGTGATGAATCAATGTATCACGAGGGGAAACTCGATGGATATGCGAATGCGGCCGACACGAGGCTTGGGCAGCCCCGTGCCGGCCGCGGGTGGTGACTAGGCGGGTTGCCAGTCGTACGAGGACTCGCGGTGGAACTTCGCGTCGATGCCCTGCTCCTCCTCGTCGGGGGAGACGCGGATGCCGACGGTCTTCTTCAGCGCGAACGCGATGACGTAGGCCACCACGAACGAGTAGAGCATCACCGCACCGGCCGCGACAGCCTGCTTCCACAGCTGGTCGATTCCGCCGCCGTAGAACAGCCCGTTGACGCCGTTCGGCATCCCCTCGCTGGCGAAGAAGCCGATCAGCAGGGTGCCGATCACGCCGCCGACGAGGTGAACACCGACCACGTCGAGTGAATCGTCATAGCCGAAGCGGGTTTTGAGGCCGACCGCGTACACGCACACCGCGCCGGCGATACCGCCGACGAAGATCGCGCCGATCGGGGTGACCGCACCGCAGGCGGGGGTGATCGCGACCAGGCCGGTGATGGCGCCCGAGGCCGCGCCGACGCCGGTGACGTGGCCGTCCTTGATCTTCTCCACGGCCAGCCAGGCCAGCACCGCCGCGCAGGTGGCGACGAACGTTGTGACCATGACGATGGCGGCCGAATTGCCCGCGGCCAGTGCGGAACCGCCGTTGAACGCATACCAGCCGGCCCACAGCAGTCCGGCGCCCAGCAGCGTCAGCGGCACGTTGTGCGGTTTGCGCAGCTGGCCGAACATCGCGGATTTGCCGAGCACGATCGCCACGGCCAGCGCGGCGGCACCGGCGTTGATGTGCACCGCGGTGCCACCGGCGAAGTCGACGGCGCCCAGGGTGTTGGCGATCCAGCCGCCGACCGAGTTCTCGGTCACGACGCCGTCGAATGCGAAGACCCAGTGTGCGACGGGGAAGTACACGAGCACCGCCCACAGCGTGGCGAAGCCCATCCAGGCGCCGAACTTCATCCGGTCGGCGACGGCACCGGAGATCAGCGCGACGGTGATCGCGGCGAACAGCGCCTGGAAGACGGCGAAGAGGCTGATCGGCAGACCGTCGACGGTGGTCATCGGCTCCAGCAGGTCCGTCATGCCGGCGAACTCGGTGAAGCTGCCGACGAACCCTCCGTACGAGGTGCCGAACACCATGGAGAAGCCGAACAGGACCCACAGCAGCCCGACGGCTGCGACGGCCCCGAAGGTCATCATCATCATGTTGGTCGAGCTCTTCACGGAGACCATGCCGCCGTAGAACAGGGCGAGACCGGGGATCATCAGCGTGAGGCCGATGATGCAACACAGCATGAAGGCTGTGGTTCCTGTATCCATGTGAAACCTTTTCTGCGGTAAGCGGCCCACGGCAGGCCGATCACTGGCAGTAACCGATGTTTCTGTTACAGAGACAGGTTGGTTTGTGTTGCAACGGCGTTAATTGTGTTCAGAGCGACGGACGGCCCCACGCGCCGGCGAATGCGACGTCCACGAGGGGTAACCGCTCACGCGGCCGGGAGTCGCGTTCGACGATCGCCTCGTCGGCGTGCGCGTAGTCACCCAGCCGCCCGACCGCGACGACGGCCAGCGGACGCACACCGTCGGGTACGCCGAACGCCGCCCGCGCCGCGTCGACGTCGAAGCCGGCCATCGGATGGGTGATCAGTGACCGCGACACCGCCTCGACGCTGAGGTTGGCGATCGCGGCACCCGCATCCAGTACGGCGTAGCGGGCGGTGCGCTCGTCGTCCCCCTCGTCGGCGCACACCAGGATCAGCGCGCTGGCCGCCTTCGCGTAGCTGTTGCCGCGGCGCAGGACCGCGCCCAACGCCTCGAAGGTCGGATCGCCGCGGCGTCCGACGACGAACCGCACCGGTTGCCGACCGCCCCACGAGGCCGCCCAGCGCGCGGCCTCCAACAGTGCGATCAGCTGCTCGTCGGTGAGTTCGGCGGCCGGGTCGAAGGCGCGGGGGCTCCAGCGGGCGGCGAGGTCGGGGTGGATGGGCACCTGGGTCTGCGCGGCGCGGTCGGACGGTGGGTTGGCCACGCGTCGACGCTACCGGTGTGGCGTGCGTCGCCCCCGGACGGCGGAGGGAAAAAGCAGGTGCGCGCAGCCCTTATCCTTGGTGGGACTTTTTCCCGCGCGAAAGGCTAGTTCAGTGGCGCTCGTCGTCCAGAAATACGGTGGGTCCTCGGTGTCGGACGCCGAGCGTATCCGCCGCGTCGCCGAACGCATCGTCGAGACCAAGAAGGCGGGCAACGACGTGGTCGTCGTCGTCTCGGCGATGGGTGACACCACCGACGACCTGCTCGACCTGGCCAAGCAGGTGTGCCCGGCCCCGCCGGCGCGTGAACTCGACATGCTGCTCACCGCCGGTGAGCGCATCTCCAACGCCCTGGTGGCGATGGCCATCGAGTCCCTCGGCGCCCAGGCCCGCTCGTTCACCGGCTCGCAGGCGGGCGTCGTCACCACCGGCACCCACGGCAACGCCAAGATCATCGACGTCACCCCGACCCGGCTGCGGTCGGCGCTCGACGAGGGCCAGATCGTGCTCGTCGCCGGATTCCAGGGTGTGAGTCAGGACACCAAGGACGTCACCACGCTCGGCCGCGGCGGGTCGGACACCACCGCGGTCGCCGTGGCGGCGGCGCTCAACGCCGACGTCTGTGAGATCTACACCGACGTCGACGGCGTCTACACCGCCGACCCGCGCATCGTGCCCAACGCGCGCAAACTCGACACCGTCAGTTTCGAGGAGATGCTCGAGATGGCGGCGTGCGGCGCCAAGGTGCTCATGCTGCGCTGTGTGGAGTACGCCCGCCGCTATGACCTGCCCATCCACGTGCGCTCGTCGTACTCGGACAAACCCGGCACCATCGTCAAAGGATCGATCGAGGACATCGCCATGGAAGACGCCATCCTGACCGGAGTTGCTCACGACCGCAGTGAGTCCAAGGTCACCGTCGTGGGCCTGCCCGACGTCCCCGGTTACGCCGCCAAGGTGTTCCGCGCGGTCGCCGACGCCGACGTGAACATCGACATGGTGCTGCAGAACATCAGCAAGATCGAGGACGGGAAGACCGACATCACGTTCACGTGTGCGCGGGACAACGCCCCCGGTGCGGTGGAGAAGCTGACCTCGCTGCAGGACGAGATCGGGTTCACCCGCGTGCTCTACGACGACCACATCGGCAAGGTGTCGTTGATCGGCGCCGGGATGCGCAGCCATCCGGGCGTCACCGCGACGTTCTGCGAGGCGCTCGCGGAGGTCGGGGTGAACATCGACCTGATCTCGACATCGGAGATCCGGATCTCCGTGCTGGTCAAGGACACGGAATTGGACAAGGCGGTCGCCGCGTTGCACGAGGCGTTCGGCCTCGGCGGCGACGAAGAGGCCGTGGTGTACGCAGGGACGGGACGGTAATTCCGGATGGTCAACATCGGAGTGGTCGGCGCGACCGGCCAGGTCGGCCAGGTCATGCGCACCCTGCTCGAGGAGCGCGACTTCCCGGCCACCAGCGTCAGGTTCTTCGCCTCGGCCCGCTCGCAGGGTCGGAAGCTGCCGTTCCGCGGTCAGGAGATCGAGGTCGAGGACGCCGCGACCGCCGACCCGTCGGGTCTGGACATCGCGCTGTTCTCGGCGGGCGCGACCATGTCGCGGGTGCAGGCGCCACGGTTCGCCGCCGCCGGCGCCGTCGTGGTCGACAACTCGTCGGCCTGGCGTAAGGACCCCGACGTACCGCTGGTGGTCAGCGAGGTGAACTTCGAGCGCGATGCCGGTACTCGCCCGAAAGGCATCATCGCCAATCCGAACTGCACGACGATGGCCGCGATGCCGGTGCTCAAGCCGCTGCACGACGAGGCCGGTCTGGTGCGCATGATCGCGTCGACGTATCAGGCCGTCTCGGGCAGCGGTCTGGCCGGCGTCGAGGAACTGTTCGGTCAGGCCAGCGCCGTCGTCTCGGGCAGCCGTGACCTGGTGCACGACGGCGGCGCCGTCGACTTCCCGGCGCCGAACAAATACGTCGCGCCGATCGCGTTCAACGTGGTGCCGCTGGCCGGATCGCTGGTCGACGACGGTTCGGGGGAGACCGACGAGGACCAGAAGCTGCGCAACGAGAGCCGCAAGATCCTCGGCATCCCGGAGTTGCTGGTGAGCGGGACGTGCGTTCGGGTGCCGGTCTACACGGGCCATTCGCTGTCCATCAATGCCGAATTCGCCCAACCGCTTTCGGTCGATCGCGCGAAGGAACTGTTGGCGGCTGCGCCGGGGGTCAAGCTGGTCGACGTGCCGACGCCGCTGGCCGCCGCGGGGACCGACGAATCGCTGGTTGGCCGCATCCGCCAGGATCCAGGCGCGCCGGAGGGGCGCGGGCTTGCGCTGTTCATCTCCGGCGACAACCTGCGAAAAGGCGCGGCGCTGAACACCATTCAGATCGCCGAGTTGCTGGCCGCCCAGCTCTGACCGACTGGTGTACCGGGGCCGCGTGATCGCCGTCGCGGTGCTGGCTGCCGCGTTGTGTGTACCCGCGGCGCAGGCTCAACCACCGACACCGGTGCCCGGTCCCGTGCTGCCGCCGTTGGCGCCGGGGCAGGTGGTGCGGCTCGGCCCGACCGCCGGAACCGGAACGCCCACCCGTGATTACGGGATCGGCGCGACCGATCTCTGTGAGTTCATGGAGTTCCCGAGCGGGATCCTGCAGGTCTGCGGTGACAGCTTCGCCGGGCAGGGGGTCGGCTTCGGTGGCTGGTATTCGCCGGTCGCCCTGCACGTCGAGACCGACTCGATCCTCGACCCCGCGGGGGTGCGCTACGACCGGGTCACCGGGGTGGACGCCCCGTTGCTGGCCGATCCGACGCCGGCGGGATCGTCGCAACTGCCTGCCGGTGTGGTGCAGATCAACCGCGAGAACTACATGCTGGTCACGACCACCCGCGATCTGCGGCCGCAGAGCTCACGGTTGGTGAAAGCCGAAGCGGGGGAGGGTGGTTGGCGCACGGTGCCCGGTTCGGAGCGCGACGCCGGACATGCCGAGGGGCGACAGTCGCAGATCAGCGGTTACTACGATCCGATTCCGACGGTGGATTCGCCGAGCGGGTGGGTCTACATCGTGGCCGACAACTTCGACCGCAGCGGACCGGTGGTGCTGTACCGCGTTGCGCCGCAGGTGTTCACGGACCGCGATGAATGGCAGGGCTGGTCGGTCGAACGGGGTTGGGGCCACGAGCCGACGCCGCTGTGGGCCGACCGCGTCGGTGAGATGAGCGTGCGGCAGATCGACGGCAAGACGGTGCTCTCGTACTTCAATGCCAGCACCGGGAACATGGAGATCCGGGTGGCCGACAACCCGATCGGTCTGGGTGATGCGCCCGTGACGACGGTGGTGGTCGCGGAAGACTGGCCGGATCAGGCGGAGTTTCTGCCGCCACCGGAGGTCAACCGGTTGGCCCAGCCGTACGGCGGTTACATCTCGCCGGGCTCGACACTCGACGAGGTGCGGGTGTTCGTCAGTCAGTGGAACACCACTCCACTCGGTGACAATGCGCCGTACCGGGTGATCCAGTTCGCGGTCAACCCGTTCAAACCGGGACAACCGGTGCCCTGGCCGCCTCGCTGACGGCGGCCGCCACACCTTCACAGCGGATTCATAGCCCATACAGGACCCGCACAGAAGCGGCACTCGCATGATCGGGCGCATGACCGAAACACCTTCGACCCCAGCGTCGCCCGCCGACCCCAAGACCGAACCCGTCTTCACCGACACACCGCCCCCGGCCTACCCGGCCGCGCCCACCGAGGAGCGCCGCCGGCCCGGCCGCGTGACCACCATCGCCGCCTGGGTCGGCATCGTGGCGGGCGTCGTGTTCATCGTCGCCGTCGTCTTCTTCTCCGGGTTCGTGCTGGGCAAGAACTCCGGCGATGGATTTCAGCGGGGTGGGGGTGCCGGTCACGGCCAGATGATGTTCCACCGCGACGGGCCTCCCGGGATGTCCCCGATGGGTCCGCGCGGCCAGTTCGAACGGCCCGGCATGCCGTTCGGGCCAGGTCAGCCCGGTATGCAAACCCCGCAGCAGACCCAGCCGGGAAGCCCCGCGACCACGGCTCCCGCACGTCCGTGACGAGGCTCATGCCCAGCTAATCTTGACCCACTCCAGATACGGCGGACACTCGATGGAGTGACCCCGGCGCGTGAGACGACCCCCGAGGCCCGGCTGCGGGCCTCGGGTCTCCGTGTCACCGCGCCCCGGCTCGCCGTCCTGTCCGCCCTCGAACAGGCGCCGCACTCGACGGCCGACGACGTCGCGAAACAGGTGCGCGAGGCGCTCGGGAAGGTCTCCACCCAGGCGATCTACGACGTCCTGCGGGCCTGCGTCTCCGCCGGCCTGGTTCGGCGCATCGAGCCGGCGGGTTCGTCGGCGCGCTACGAGACACGCATCGGCGACAACCACCACCACCTGGTGTGCCGCCGCTGCGGCCGGGTGGCGGATGTCGACTGCATCGTCGGGGCGGCACCGTGCCTCGGCCACGCCCCCCTCGAGGACGGTTTCACCGTCGACGAGGCCGAAGTCGTCTTCTGGGGCACATGCGCGGATTGTCGCGCGGAGCCGCCGGCGGCCGGGGCGTCTTGCCGTCTGTGACCGGGCTGGCATGATCGTTGACCATGAGCATCGAAGTGAAGTACACCGCAGAGTCGACGGCCAGCGGCGGCGGCCGCAACGGCCACGTGAAATCCAGCGACGACAAGATCGACTTCGACACCCGCCCGCCCAAGGAGTTGGGTGGCAGCGGTGAGGGTGTGAACCCCGAGCTGCTCTTCTCGGCCGGCTACGCCGCGTGCTTCCTGGGTGCGCTGCGCCTGCAGGCCAAGAACAACGACGTCGAGATCGACGAGGCGTCGGCGATCACCGCCCAGGTCGGCTTCGGCCCGGACTCCGAGGGTGGCTTCGGCATCACCGCGCACCTGATCGGCTACCTGCCCGGGCTCGAGCAGTCCGTCGCCGATGACCTCATGGCGAAGGCGCACGCGTTCTGCCCGTACTCCAAGGCCACCCGCGGCAACATCGACGTGAAGCTGTCGGCGAAGGTCTAGTGCCCATGCGGCTTCTGGTGGGCGTCGCCGCGGCCGGTCTCGTACTGGCCGCGGCGCCGCTCGCACAGGCCCGCCCCTCGGATCCGGGCGTGGTCAACTACGCCGTGCTCGGCAAGGGTTCGGTGGGCAACATCGTCGGCGCCACCCTGCGGTGGGAATCGTTCTTCACCAACCCGGTGCAGGCGTTCTACGTCGACAACCCGGTCTGCAACAACTGGGCCGACATCGGGCTCCCCGAGGTCTACAACGATCCCGACCTGGCCTCGTTCAACGGCGCCGTCGCGCAGGAATCTCCCACTGACGCCACCCACCTGGTCAAACAGGCGATCGGCGTGTACGCCACGACCGACGCCGCCGAGCGTGCCTACCGCCGCGTCGTCGACCGCACCGCGGGCTGCGCGGGTCAGACCACCGCGATGCACCTCGACAACTTCACCACCCAGGTGTGGACGTTCACCGGCGGTCCCGCCGGCGTCGCGGACGCCGACTGGGTCAAACAGGAAGCGGGCACCGACCGGCGCTGCTTCACCACCACCCGCAAGCGCGAGAACGTCCTGCTGCAGGCGAAGGTGTGCCAATCCGGCAACGGCGGCCCGGCGGTCAACGTGCTGGCCGGCGCCATGCAGAACACGCTGGGGCAATGACCGGCGGCATTGCCGGCACGCGCATGTCACCAAGCTGTCACGCATAAATAGGGTGCACTTGTCGGTCCGCTCTGGACAATGAGGACGGTAGCGGTGATCGGCCGATCCCGCGGCTGCCAACCAGCGGTCCAGTCCCAGCGTCCGGACCCGGGGAGGGATGGGTTCAGATGACCGTTCCGACGACCTACGACCCGGGGTGCGATACGGCACCCGACGAATTCGCCTCGGCGGCCGACGCCGCCGAACACATCACCGAACACTGTCTGCACGACGGGCCGGTCGGCCAGGTCGGCCTCGAGGTCGAGGCGCATTCGTTCGATCTGGCGGACCCACGCCGTCGCCCCGACTGGGGTGAGGTGACGGATGCGATCGCCGGTGTCGGGGCACTGCCCGGGGGCAGCAGGATCACCGTCGAACCCGGTGGCGCGGTGGAACTGTCCGGCCCGCCCGCGGACGGATCGGTGGCCGCGATCGCCGCGATGACCTCCGACCGGGCCGTGCTGCGCACGGCCTTCGCGCAGCGCGGGCTCGGGCTGGTGCTCGTGGGCGCCGACCCGCTGCGCCGGCCGCGCCGCGTCAACCCCGGCGGCCGGTACTCCGCGATGGAGGCCTTCTTCACCGCGAGCGGTACCGGCGCGGCGGGTGCGTTCATGATGACCTCGACCGCGTCGATCCAGCTCAACCTCGACGCCGGACCCCGGCGCGGCTGGGCCGACCGGGTCCGGCTGGCACATGCGCTCGGCCCGACGATGATCGCCGCCACGGCCAACTCCCCGCTGCTCGCCGGCCGGTTCTCGGGGTGGCAGAGCAGCAGGCAGTGGGTCTGGGGTGAGCTCGACGAAGCCCGCTGCGGGCCGGTGCTCGGCGCCAGCGGGGACGACCCGGCCAGCGACTGGGCCCGCTACGCGCTGCGCGCCCCGGTGATGCTGGTGCACAATCCCGAGCCGGTGCCGGTCACGGACTGGGTGCCGTTCGCCGAGTGGGCCGACGGACAGACCCTCCTCGGCGGCCGGCGTCCGACACGGTCGGACCTCGAATACCACCTGACCACCCTCTTCCCGCCGGTGCGCCCGCGCCGCTGGCTCGAAATCCGTTATCTGGACGCGGTTTCCGACGCCCTGTGGCCGGCCGTCGCCTTCACGCTGACCACCCTGCTCGACGATCCGGCGGCCGCCGACATCGCCGCGGAGGCCACCGAGTCGGTGGCCACGGCCTGGGACCGGGCCGCGCGTATCGGGCTCGGCGACCGCCGACTGCACGCCGCGGCGCTGCGCTGCGTCGAGACCGCCGCCGAGCGGGCACCCGCAGCCGTGATGGAATCGATGCAGCAGTTGGTGCGTTCGGTCGAAGAAGGCAGATC
Protein-coding sequences here:
- the egtA gene encoding ergothioneine biosynthesis glutamate--cysteine ligase EgtA encodes the protein MTVPTTYDPGCDTAPDEFASAADAAEHITEHCLHDGPVGQVGLEVEAHSFDLADPRRRPDWGEVTDAIAGVGALPGGSRITVEPGGAVELSGPPADGSVAAIAAMTSDRAVLRTAFAQRGLGLVLVGADPLRRPRRVNPGGRYSAMEAFFTASGTGAAGAFMMTSTASIQLNLDAGPRRGWADRVRLAHALGPTMIAATANSPLLAGRFSGWQSSRQWVWGELDEARCGPVLGASGDDPASDWARYALRAPVMLVHNPEPVPVTDWVPFAEWADGQTLLGGRRPTRSDLEYHLTTLFPPVRPRRWLEIRYLDAVSDALWPAVAFTLTTLLDDPAAADIAAEATESVATAWDRAARIGLGDRRLHAAALRCVETAAERAPAAVMESMQQLVRSVEEGRSPADDFADRAVAYGIGPAVRQLAKGES